A stretch of Arthrobacter sp. NEB 688 DNA encodes these proteins:
- a CDS encoding GNAT family N-acetyltransferase gives MTHSPDLPASPLPPLPPLPPLPSGCTERALTAGDLDAAYFLYSSAQLEDSGVIALERADIEADWSRPSMDLASDTRGVLRDGRLVGAVEVARRGTRAEGAVHPHARGHGVGSWLAAWAEARSRAVGAASVGQTVPRGSEGHRLLEGRGYRDGWTSWVLELPAGARVADRPLPPGYALRSAETDADRHAAHEVVETAFGEWSDRTGETYDEWAAGTVRRSGFEPWNLRVVAHGDEVVGACFTVVDERACGFVDQVAVARAHRGRGLAQALLADGFANAAEHGAVRSELSTDSRTGALGLYRRVGMRVAATWVHLVRDHPPLSR, from the coding sequence GTGACGCACTCCCCCGACCTGCCCGCTTCGCCGCTGCCGCCGCTGCCGCCGCTGCCGCCGCTGCCGTCAGGGTGCACCGAGCGTGCCCTGACCGCGGGCGACCTCGACGCGGCGTACTTCCTGTACTCCAGCGCCCAGCTCGAGGACAGCGGCGTCATCGCCCTCGAACGGGCCGACATCGAGGCGGACTGGTCGCGCCCGAGCATGGACCTCGCGTCCGACACCCGCGGCGTCCTGCGCGACGGGCGGCTCGTGGGGGCGGTCGAGGTCGCCCGTCGCGGCACCCGGGCCGAGGGCGCGGTGCACCCGCACGCCCGCGGGCACGGGGTCGGGTCGTGGCTCGCCGCGTGGGCCGAGGCACGCTCGCGGGCCGTGGGGGCGGCGTCGGTGGGCCAGACCGTGCCACGCGGGTCGGAGGGCCACCGGCTGCTCGAGGGCCGCGGCTACCGCGACGGCTGGACCTCGTGGGTCCTCGAGCTGCCGGCCGGGGCGCGCGTCGCCGACCGCCCGCTGCCTCCGGGGTACGCCCTGCGCAGCGCGGAGACCGACGCCGACCGGCACGCCGCGCACGAGGTCGTCGAGACCGCGTTCGGCGAGTGGTCGGACCGCACCGGTGAGACCTACGACGAGTGGGCGGCCGGCACCGTGCGCCGCTCCGGTTTCGAGCCGTGGAACCTGCGGGTCGTGGCCCACGGGGACGAGGTCGTCGGGGCCTGCTTCACCGTCGTCGACGAGCGGGCGTGCGGGTTCGTCGACCAGGTGGCCGTGGCGCGCGCGCACCGCGGCCGCGGCCTCGCGCAGGCCCTGCTCGCCGACGGCTTCGCGAACGCCGCGGAGCACGGCGCGGTCCGCAGCGAGCTGTCGACCGACAGCCGCACGGGCGCCCTCGGGCTCTACCGGCGGGTCGGGATGCGGGTCGCGGCCACGTGGGTGCACCTCGTGCGCGACCACCCTCCGCTCAGCCGCTGA
- a CDS encoding GNAT family N-acetyltransferase, translating to MSTVHPLDDVARSALTGPQAGLARAAAGGRALGYRDGIAPFCGVGTLDADGWDALAALVGPGGVAVLLRGEVPPTPPGWTELVREPGTQLVAERPVGRVGEKGVVELGDADSPAMVRLAAETEPGPFGPTSHLAGRWFGVRREGRLVAMAGERIRPPGWGEVSGVCVAADARGAGLGALVTRAAAGAIEERGDRAVLHTRQGNDGADRLYARLGFTVRRRVAVVVLRREA from the coding sequence GTGAGCACGGTCCACCCGCTCGACGACGTCGCCCGGTCGGCGCTGACCGGGCCGCAGGCCGGGCTGGCGCGGGCCGCCGCCGGGGGACGGGCCCTGGGCTACCGCGACGGCATCGCGCCCTTCTGCGGGGTCGGCACCCTCGACGCCGACGGCTGGGACGCCCTCGCGGCGCTCGTCGGGCCGGGCGGCGTCGCGGTGCTCCTGCGCGGCGAGGTCCCGCCGACCCCGCCGGGATGGACCGAGCTCGTCCGCGAGCCGGGCACCCAGCTCGTCGCCGAGCGGCCCGTCGGACGGGTGGGGGAGAAGGGGGTCGTCGAGCTCGGCGACGCGGACTCGCCCGCGATGGTGCGCCTGGCCGCCGAGACCGAGCCCGGCCCCTTCGGCCCGACGAGCCACCTCGCCGGGCGCTGGTTCGGCGTGCGCCGCGAGGGTCGTCTCGTCGCGATGGCCGGCGAACGGATCCGGCCGCCCGGCTGGGGCGAGGTCTCGGGCGTCTGCGTCGCGGCGGACGCGCGCGGCGCGGGCCTGGGCGCGCTCGTGACCCGCGCCGCCGCGGGCGCCATCGAGGAGCGGGGTGACCGGGCGGTGCTGCACACGCGCCAGGGCAACGACGGCGCCGACCGTCTCTACGCGCGCCTCGGGTTCACCGTCCGGCGCCGCGTCGCCGTCGTCGTCCTGCGCCGCGAGGCGTGA
- a CDS encoding LuxR C-terminal-related transcriptional regulator — protein sequence MGEFFRWAQALAVSGDPRMEPLGDLAPAFESGIAALAGSVRRSIWHMTFRPTWSEVRMARPLADVSRRAGVDGRYVTDRVTSARLPVLASHHHPYFRHHPVHAPLLVVDARRVFVGAPPGHELAGSVWTSRAPQVVDGAVRAFDTVWRAALDPHPGGTAPFTRRMVEIAFHLTDGASDREIARAVGVSERTVSAEVSELIRRLGARNRSHAIAMIGDAGP from the coding sequence GTGGGCGAGTTCTTCCGGTGGGCGCAGGCCCTCGCGGTGAGCGGCGACCCCCGGATGGAGCCGCTGGGCGACCTCGCGCCGGCCTTCGAGTCGGGCATCGCCGCCCTCGCCGGGTCGGTGAGGCGCAGCATCTGGCACATGACCTTCCGCCCGACGTGGTCCGAGGTCCGGATGGCGCGCCCCCTCGCCGACGTGTCGCGGCGCGCCGGCGTCGACGGCCGGTACGTCACCGACCGGGTGACCTCCGCCCGGCTGCCGGTGCTCGCGAGCCACCACCACCCCTACTTCCGGCACCACCCCGTGCACGCGCCGCTCCTCGTCGTCGACGCGCGGCGCGTGTTCGTCGGGGCGCCTCCCGGGCACGAGCTCGCCGGGTCGGTGTGGACGAGCAGGGCGCCCCAGGTGGTCGACGGCGCCGTGCGGGCCTTCGACACCGTCTGGCGCGCCGCGCTCGACCCGCACCCGGGGGGCACCGCGCCCTTCACGCGCCGGATGGTCGAGATCGCGTTCCACCTGACCGACGGCGCCAGCGACCGCGAGATCGCACGCGCCGTCGGCGTCTCGGAGCGGACCGTGTCGGCCGAGGTGTCCGAGCTCATCCGGCGGCTCGGCGCCCGCAACCGCTCCCACGCCATCGCGATGATCGGGGACGCCGGCCCCTGA
- a CDS encoding 1-aminocyclopropane-1-carboxylate deaminase — protein sequence MRLHEIPRYPLTFGPSPVHHLRRLSEHLGGAQVWAKREDVSSGLAYGGNKVRKLEYIVPDVLASGADTLVSIGGYQSNHTRQVAAVAAHLGLKCRLVQEKWVPWDDPVNDRVGNILLSRMMGADARLDPAGFDIGIRDSWKDALREVEESGGTPYAIPAGASEHPLGGVGFANWAFEVAEQEKALGVTFDTIVVCTVTCSTHAGMVAGFAALEDLTGVRRRVIGIDASATLEKTRAQLERIARHTAEVIELGRELRDDEVTLLPDWAGDLYGIPVDSTMEAIRLGAQYEAMITDPVYEGKSLAGLVDLVRSGDIPKDSTVLYAHLGGQQAVNAYHSLWT from the coding sequence ATGCGCCTGCACGAGATCCCGCGGTACCCGCTGACCTTCGGCCCGAGCCCGGTGCACCACCTGCGCCGGCTGAGCGAGCACCTCGGGGGCGCGCAGGTGTGGGCCAAGCGCGAGGACGTCAGCAGCGGGCTCGCCTACGGCGGCAACAAGGTCCGCAAGCTCGAGTACATCGTCCCGGACGTGCTGGCCAGCGGGGCCGACACCCTCGTCTCCATCGGTGGCTACCAGAGCAACCACACCCGGCAGGTCGCCGCGGTCGCCGCGCACCTCGGCCTGAAGTGCCGTCTCGTGCAGGAGAAGTGGGTGCCCTGGGACGACCCGGTCAACGACCGCGTCGGCAACATCCTGCTCTCGCGGATGATGGGCGCCGACGCGCGCCTCGACCCGGCCGGCTTCGACATCGGCATCCGTGACTCGTGGAAGGACGCCCTGCGCGAGGTCGAGGAGTCCGGCGGCACGCCGTACGCCATTCCCGCCGGGGCGAGCGAGCACCCCCTCGGGGGAGTCGGTTTCGCGAACTGGGCCTTCGAGGTCGCCGAGCAGGAGAAGGCCCTCGGGGTCACCTTCGACACGATCGTCGTCTGCACGGTCACGTGCTCGACCCACGCGGGGATGGTCGCCGGCTTCGCCGCGCTCGAGGACCTCACCGGCGTGCGCCGCCGGGTCATCGGCATCGACGCCAGCGCCACCCTCGAGAAGACGCGGGCGCAGCTGGAGCGCATCGCCCGGCACACGGCCGAGGTCATCGAGCTGGGTCGCGAGCTGCGCGACGACGAGGTCACCCTCCTGCCCGACTGGGCCGGGGACCTCTACGGCATCCCGGTCGACTCGACGATGGAGGCGATCCGCCTCGGGGCGCAGTACGAGGCGATGATCACCGACCCCGTCTACGAGGGGAAGTCGCTCGCCGGCCTCGTCGACCTCGTCCGCAGCGGCGACATCCCGAAGGACTCGACCGTGCTCTACGCGCACCTCGGCGGCCAGCAGGCGGTCAACGCCTACCACTCGCTCTGGACGTGA
- a CDS encoding PfkB family carbohydrate kinase: MSGTVLACGLATVDVVQVVEAVPGADEKVVALAAEVTAGGPACNAALTAAALGVPTRFVGAVGSGPLSAVVLRDLAVGGVALTDLAPAAFEPPLSTVLVTRATGERAVVSRNAVGVDGLAVPSGSALDALLEGVAAVLVDGHHLPVAVGVARAARRRGIPVLLDGGSWKPGLEELLAETDLAVLSSAFATPDGGGLEAVLAAGPSWGAVSDGAGPVRWRWAGGVHGEVPVPVVDVVDTLGAGDVLHGALLAELGRGAADDLPAALARAVDVASRSVSHPGAMGWARHR, translated from the coding sequence GTGTCCGGCACGGTCCTCGCGTGCGGGCTGGCGACGGTCGACGTCGTCCAGGTCGTCGAGGCCGTGCCGGGCGCGGACGAGAAGGTCGTGGCCCTCGCCGCGGAGGTGACCGCGGGCGGGCCGGCGTGCAACGCGGCCCTGACCGCCGCCGCCCTCGGCGTGCCGACGCGGTTCGTCGGGGCCGTGGGCAGCGGCCCGCTGTCGGCGGTGGTCCTGCGCGACCTCGCCGTCGGGGGCGTGGCGCTCACCGACCTCGCACCGGCCGCGTTCGAGCCGCCGCTGTCGACCGTGCTCGTCACCCGGGCGACGGGCGAGCGGGCAGTGGTGTCGCGCAACGCGGTCGGGGTGGACGGCCTCGCGGTGCCGTCGGGGTCCGCGCTCGACGCGCTGCTGGAGGGGGTGGCGGCCGTGCTCGTCGACGGGCACCACCTGCCGGTCGCGGTGGGTGTCGCGCGGGCGGCCCGGCGGCGCGGCATCCCCGTGCTCCTCGACGGCGGGTCCTGGAAGCCGGGGCTCGAGGAGCTGCTCGCCGAGACCGATCTCGCCGTCCTGTCGTCGGCCTTCGCGACGCCCGACGGGGGTGGCCTCGAGGCGGTGCTCGCGGCCGGTCCGTCGTGGGGCGCGGTGTCCGACGGCGCCGGCCCGGTCCGCTGGCGCTGGGCCGGAGGGGTCCACGGCGAGGTGCCCGTGCCGGTGGTCGACGTCGTCGACACCCTCGGCGCCGGCGACGTCCTGCACGGCGCCCTCCTCGCCGAGCTCGGGCGCGGCGCCGCCGACGACCTGCCCGCCGCCCTCGCCCGCGCGGTCGACGTCGCGTCCCGGTCGGTCTCCCACCCCGGGGCGATGGGCTGGGCCCGCCACCGATGA
- a CDS encoding DUF1801 domain-containing protein produces the protein MADTVDEYLTGFEGEVRERLDAMRRTVREAAPDAVESMAYGMPAYKLDKKPLVYFAGYDRHVGFYATPNGHEAFADEFARYKQGKGSVQLPLDEPLPLDLVRRVVEFRVASIRG, from the coding sequence GTGGCCGACACCGTCGACGAGTACCTGACCGGCTTCGAGGGCGAGGTCCGCGAGCGGCTCGACGCGATGCGCCGCACCGTGCGCGAGGCGGCGCCGGACGCGGTCGAGTCCATGGCCTACGGGATGCCCGCCTACAAGCTCGACAAGAAGCCGCTCGTCTACTTCGCCGGCTACGACCGGCACGTCGGCTTCTACGCGACCCCCAACGGGCACGAGGCCTTCGCCGACGAGTTCGCCCGCTACAAGCAGGGCAAGGGCTCCGTGCAGCTGCCGCTCGACGAGCCGCTGCCGCTCGACCTGGTCCGCCGGGTCGTGGAGTTCCGCGTCGCGAGCATCCGCGGCTGA
- a CDS encoding ankyrin repeat domain-containing protein, whose translation MTSADTDLLSAASTGDADAVRAALDAGARTEARDDHDRTPLLLAAAADHVEAARVLVAAGADPDALDDRHDTPWLVTGVTGSVAMLEVLLPADPDLTQVNRFGGVSVIPASERGHVDYVRRVVTTGVDVDHVNRLGWTALLEAVILGDGGTRHQQIVRILLDAGADPSLADGEGVTALEHAERLGRTEIAQLLRERG comes from the coding sequence GTGACCTCCGCCGACACCGACCTCCTCTCCGCCGCCTCGACGGGGGACGCCGACGCCGTGCGCGCCGCCCTCGACGCCGGCGCCCGCACCGAGGCCCGCGACGACCACGACCGCACGCCGCTGCTCCTCGCGGCCGCCGCCGACCACGTCGAGGCGGCCCGTGTCCTCGTCGCGGCCGGCGCCGACCCGGACGCCCTCGACGACCGCCACGACACCCCGTGGCTCGTCACCGGCGTCACCGGCAGCGTGGCGATGCTCGAGGTCCTCCTGCCCGCCGACCCCGACCTGACCCAGGTCAACCGCTTCGGCGGCGTCTCGGTCATCCCGGCCAGCGAGCGCGGGCACGTCGACTACGTGCGGCGCGTCGTGACGACGGGCGTCGACGTCGACCACGTCAACCGGCTCGGCTGGACCGCCCTGCTCGAGGCCGTCATCCTCGGCGACGGAGGAACGCGCCACCAGCAGATCGTGCGCATCCTCCTCGACGCCGGCGCCGACCCGTCCCTCGCGGACGGCGAGGGCGTCACCGCGCTCGAGCACGCCGAGCGGCTCGGGCGCACCGAGATCGCGCAGCTGCTCCGCGAACGGGGCTGA
- the leuA gene encoding 2-isopropylmalate synthase, with amino-acid sequence MKHPQKTSGMPTAKYLPFQDQIEVHLPDRTWPDRVMTKAPRWCAVDLRDGNQALIDPMDSERKMRMFKLLVRMGYKEIEVGFPSASQTDFDFCRELIEGGHIPDDVTIQVLTQSRDHLIERTFDAIRGSKQAIVHFYNSTSVLQRRVVFGMSEDGIVDIALQAARLCRKLEETVPETDVYYEYSPESYTGTELEFAVRICNEVIDVIDPTPDHKMIINLPATVEMATPNVYADSIEWMVRHLDRRESVVVSLHPHNDRGEGVAAAELGYLAGADRIEGCLFGNGERTGNVCLVTLGMNLFSQGIDPEIDFSDMADVRRTVEYCTQLPVHERHPWGGDLVYTAFSGSHQDAIKKGLEDMERRAKSKGTSIDDLDWGVPYLPIDPHDIGRSYEAVVRVNSQSGKGGVSYLLKAEHGLDLPRRLQVEFSHVVQRRTDTEGGELSGAEIWAMFADEYLHAETPDHRWGRLSPVRSTIAGSDDGTDVIDAVIRVDGVDTPVHGRGNGPIDAFTAALATLDVDVRVLDYHEHALSAGGDARAAAYVECAVGDRVLWGVGLHESIVKASLRAILSAVNRAERAPAEG; translated from the coding sequence ATGAAGCACCCCCAGAAGACCTCCGGGATGCCGACGGCGAAGTACCTGCCGTTCCAGGACCAGATCGAGGTCCACCTCCCCGACCGCACCTGGCCCGACCGGGTGATGACGAAGGCGCCGCGCTGGTGCGCCGTCGACCTGCGCGACGGCAACCAGGCGCTCATCGACCCGATGGACTCCGAGCGCAAGATGCGGATGTTCAAGCTCCTCGTGCGGATGGGCTACAAGGAGATCGAGGTCGGCTTCCCGAGCGCCAGCCAGACCGACTTCGACTTCTGCCGCGAGCTCATCGAGGGCGGGCACATCCCCGACGACGTGACGATCCAGGTCCTCACCCAGAGCCGCGACCACCTCATCGAGCGGACCTTCGACGCGATCCGCGGCAGCAAGCAGGCGATCGTCCACTTCTACAACTCGACCTCGGTCCTCCAGCGCCGCGTCGTCTTCGGGATGAGCGAGGACGGCATCGTCGACATCGCGCTCCAGGCGGCGCGCCTGTGCCGCAAGCTCGAGGAGACCGTGCCCGAGACCGACGTGTACTACGAGTACTCGCCCGAGTCCTACACGGGCACCGAGCTCGAGTTCGCCGTGCGCATCTGCAACGAGGTCATCGACGTCATCGACCCGACGCCGGACCACAAGATGATCATCAACCTGCCGGCGACCGTCGAGATGGCGACGCCCAACGTCTACGCCGACAGCATCGAGTGGATGGTGCGCCACCTCGACCGGCGCGAGTCCGTCGTCGTCAGCCTCCACCCGCACAACGACCGCGGCGAGGGCGTCGCGGCGGCCGAGCTGGGCTACCTCGCGGGGGCGGACCGCATCGAGGGCTGCCTCTTCGGCAACGGCGAGCGCACCGGCAACGTCTGCCTCGTGACCCTCGGGATGAACCTCTTCAGCCAGGGCATCGACCCCGAGATCGACTTCTCCGACATGGCCGACGTGCGCCGCACCGTCGAGTACTGCACCCAGCTGCCCGTCCACGAGCGCCACCCGTGGGGCGGCGACCTCGTCTACACGGCCTTCTCCGGCTCCCACCAGGACGCCATCAAGAAAGGCCTGGAGGACATGGAACGCCGGGCGAAGAGCAAGGGCACGAGCATCGACGACCTCGACTGGGGCGTGCCGTACCTGCCGATCGACCCGCACGACATCGGCCGCTCCTACGAGGCCGTGGTCCGGGTCAACAGCCAGTCGGGCAAGGGCGGCGTCTCGTACCTGCTCAAGGCCGAGCACGGTCTCGACCTGCCGCGCCGCCTCCAGGTCGAGTTCAGCCACGTCGTCCAGCGGCGCACCGACACCGAGGGCGGCGAGCTCTCCGGCGCCGAGATCTGGGCGATGTTCGCCGACGAGTACCTCCACGCCGAGACGCCCGACCACCGCTGGGGCCGCCTCAGCCCGGTCCGCTCGACGATCGCCGGCTCCGACGACGGCACGGACGTCATCGACGCCGTGATCCGGGTCGACGGGGTCGACACCCCGGTGCACGGCCGCGGCAACGGGCCGATCGACGCCTTCACCGCCGCGCTGGCGACCCTCGACGTCGACGTGCGCGTCCTCGACTACCACGAGCACGCGCTGTCGGCCGGTGGGGACGCCCGGGCGGCGGCGTACGTCGAGTGCGCGGTCGGCGACCGGGTCCTCTGGGGCGTCGGGCTGCACGAGTCGATCGTCAAGGCGTCGCTGCGGGCCATCCTCTCGGCGGTCAACCGCGCCGAGCGCGCTCCCGCCGAGGGCTGA
- a CDS encoding acyl-CoA-binding protein, whose amino-acid sequence MATEDEFRTAVEAVSGLTKDPGNDTKLRLYALYKQATAGDVAGKRPGMMDFVGRAKHDAWAAARGTDPKAARTEYVEIVRGLSG is encoded by the coding sequence ATGGCCACCGAGGACGAGTTCCGCACCGCCGTCGAGGCGGTGTCCGGGCTGACGAAGGACCCGGGCAACGACACCAAGCTGCGCCTCTACGCGCTCTACAAGCAGGCCACCGCGGGCGACGTCGCCGGCAAGCGCCCCGGGATGATGGACTTCGTCGGCCGCGCCAAGCACGACGCGTGGGCCGCCGCCCGCGGCACCGATCCCAAGGCCGCCCGCACCGAGTACGTCGAGATCGTCCGCGGCCTCAGCGGCTGA
- a CDS encoding VOC family protein, with protein MDPILVMPNLRVSDLAAAEGWWSTLVGRGPDERPMDGLLEWRLGAGAGLQVWREPEAAGRSGCTISVTDLDAVAARLTTAGVAHEGVEQASSVRILRLADPDGNRVVLTD; from the coding sequence ATGGACCCGATCCTCGTGATGCCCAACCTCCGCGTCTCCGACCTCGCCGCCGCCGAGGGCTGGTGGTCGACTCTCGTCGGCCGAGGGCCCGACGAGCGCCCGATGGACGGGCTGCTCGAGTGGCGACTCGGTGCGGGTGCGGGGCTCCAGGTGTGGCGCGAGCCCGAGGCGGCCGGGCGCTCCGGCTGCACCATCTCGGTCACCGACCTCGACGCCGTCGCCGCGCGGTTGACGACGGCCGGTGTCGCGCACGAGGGTGTGGAGCAGGCGAGCAGCGTGCGCATCCTGCGGCTCGCCGACCCGGACGGCAACCGCGTCGTCCTCACCGACTGA
- a CDS encoding helix-turn-helix transcriptional regulator codes for MTEPPALQRLVEAVEALALADDPAVRVLPDLPAVMAEMERIETRTRHSVWSMQRDLPLSAIRLARDLDERSGAKGLAERTIVSSARARSQPLLTTVAPDLRVGPVARPVLVADGRDVVLGSERAGDAGAPWAWSSADPGVAALAVAAFTEAWDTARRWEDAGLRPPLTRRRYEIALGMADGLTDREIADAVAVSPRTVAAEVREVVRWLGARNRSHAIAVLVGAS; via the coding sequence GTGACGGAGCCGCCCGCGCTGCAGCGGCTCGTCGAGGCGGTGGAGGCGCTCGCCCTTGCCGATGACCCCGCCGTGCGCGTCCTGCCCGACCTGCCGGCGGTGATGGCCGAGATGGAGCGCATCGAGACGCGCACCCGCCACAGCGTCTGGAGCATGCAGCGGGACCTGCCCCTCAGCGCCATCCGGCTCGCGCGCGACCTCGACGAGCGTTCCGGTGCCAAGGGGCTCGCCGAGCGCACGATCGTCTCCTCGGCCCGGGCCCGGTCCCAGCCGCTGCTCACGACGGTCGCGCCGGACCTGCGGGTCGGCCCCGTGGCCCGACCGGTGCTCGTCGCCGACGGGCGCGACGTGGTGCTCGGGTCGGAGCGCGCCGGCGACGCCGGCGCCCCATGGGCCTGGTCGAGCGCGGACCCCGGGGTGGCCGCCCTTGCCGTCGCGGCGTTCACCGAGGCGTGGGACACCGCCCGTCGCTGGGAGGACGCCGGCCTGCGCCCTCCCCTGACCCGTCGCCGCTACGAGATCGCGCTGGGGATGGCCGACGGCCTGACCGACCGGGAGATCGCCGACGCGGTCGCGGTGAGCCCGCGCACCGTCGCGGCCGAGGTCCGCGAGGTCGTCCGGTGGCTCGGCGCCCGCAACCGCTCGCACGCCATCGCCGTGCTGGTCGGTGCCTCGTGA
- a CDS encoding alpha-ketoglutarate-dependent dioxygenase AlkB, producing MAVLQGSLLDLADGIEVRPLGGSVRRTVLDHDAWVDERTGWVGGADELYEALRRDVPWFAERRQMYDSVVDTPRLLSFYGEGDPLPHLALEEARDALSAHYAAELGEPFVTAGLCLYRDGHDSVAWHGDRIGRSRDQDTMVAILSVGAPRDLLLRPREGGHSRRFAAGHGDLLVMGGACQRTWDHAVPKTSRPVGPRISIQFRVRGVR from the coding sequence CTCGCCGACGGCATCGAGGTCCGGCCGCTCGGCGGGTCGGTGCGGCGCACGGTGCTCGACCACGACGCGTGGGTCGACGAGCGCACGGGCTGGGTCGGGGGTGCCGACGAGCTCTACGAGGCGCTGCGCCGCGACGTCCCGTGGTTCGCCGAGCGTCGCCAGATGTACGACAGCGTCGTCGACACCCCGCGCCTGCTGTCCTTCTACGGCGAGGGCGACCCGCTCCCCCACCTCGCGCTCGAGGAGGCCCGGGACGCCCTCTCGGCCCACTACGCCGCCGAGCTCGGCGAGCCGTTCGTCACCGCCGGCCTCTGCCTCTACCGCGACGGCCACGACTCCGTCGCCTGGCACGGCGACCGCATCGGGCGCAGCCGCGACCAGGACACGATGGTCGCCATCCTCTCCGTCGGCGCGCCGCGCGACCTGCTGCTGCGCCCCCGCGAGGGCGGGCACTCCCGCCGCTTCGCCGCCGGGCACGGCGACCTCCTCGTGATGGGCGGGGCCTGCCAGCGCACCTGGGACCACGCGGTGCCCAAGACCTCGCGCCCCGTCGGCCCGCGGATCAGCATCCAGTTCCGCGTCCGCGGGGTGCGCTGA
- a CDS encoding aspartate-semialdehyde dehydrogenase, translating to MRVGVFGATGQVGNVMRTLLHERGFPVEEIRYFASARSAGTTLPWDGGEVTVEDTATADFSGLDLALFSAGGATSREWAPRVAAAGAVVVDNSSAWRKDPEVPLVVSEVNPDDLDDIPKGIVANPNCTTMAAMPVLKPLHDLAGLVRLHVSSYQAVSGSGGVGLTELDGQLRGGYAAGDPKDLALDGSALALPAPQVYAVPVGFNVVPLAGSLVDDGSLETDEEQKLRNESRKILHVPDLRVSGTCVRVPVFTGHSLAIHAEFERDISPEQALEVLGRAAGVVVTDVPNPLQAAGRDEVFVGRVRADQAAPEGKGLALFVVGDNLRKGAALNAVQVAEELAKRR from the coding sequence ATGCGAGTCGGAGTCTTCGGAGCGACCGGTCAGGTCGGCAACGTCATGCGGACCCTCCTGCACGAGCGGGGGTTCCCGGTCGAGGAGATCCGCTACTTCGCGTCGGCGCGGTCCGCCGGCACGACGCTGCCGTGGGACGGCGGGGAGGTGACGGTCGAGGACACCGCGACCGCCGACTTCTCCGGCCTCGACCTCGCGCTCTTCTCCGCCGGCGGGGCCACCTCGCGCGAGTGGGCGCCGCGGGTCGCCGCGGCCGGCGCCGTCGTCGTCGACAACTCCAGCGCCTGGCGCAAGGACCCCGAGGTGCCGCTCGTCGTCTCCGAGGTCAACCCGGACGACCTCGACGACATCCCCAAGGGCATCGTCGCCAACCCCAACTGCACGACGATGGCCGCGATGCCGGTGCTCAAGCCGCTGCACGACCTCGCCGGCCTGGTCCGCCTCCACGTGTCGAGCTACCAGGCCGTCTCGGGCTCGGGCGGCGTCGGCCTCACCGAGCTCGACGGCCAGCTGCGGGGCGGCTACGCCGCCGGAGACCCCAAGGACCTCGCCCTCGACGGCTCGGCGCTCGCGCTGCCCGCCCCGCAGGTCTACGCGGTGCCCGTCGGGTTCAACGTCGTGCCGCTCGCGGGCTCGCTCGTCGACGACGGCAGCCTCGAGACCGACGAGGAGCAGAAGCTGCGCAACGAGTCGCGCAAGATCCTCCACGTCCCGGACCTGCGGGTCTCGGGCACCTGCGTGCGCGTCCCGGTGTTCACCGGCCACAGCCTCGCGATCCATGCCGAGTTCGAGCGCGACATCAGCCCCGAGCAGGCGCTCGAGGTGCTGGGCCGGGCGGCCGGCGTCGTCGTCACCGACGTCCCCAACCCGCTGCAGGCGGCCGGTCGCGACGAGGTGTTCGTCGGCCGGGTCCGTGCCGACCAGGCCGCCCCCGAGGGCAAGGGCCTGGCCCTGTTCGTCGTCGGCGACAACCTGCGCAAGGGCGCGGCCCTCAACGCCGTCCAGGTCGCCGAGGAGCTGGCGAAGCGGCGCTGA